Proteins co-encoded in one Marmota flaviventris isolate mMarFla1 chromosome 9, mMarFla1.hap1, whole genome shotgun sequence genomic window:
- the Ttc36 gene encoding tetratricopeptide repeat protein 36 yields the protein MGTPNDQAVLQAIFNPDTPFGDVFGFDLGEEAEKEEADEDGVFPGAQLEQSKALELQGVIAAEAGDFSTALERFGQAICLLPERASAYNNRAQARRLQGDTAGAQADLDRALALSGGRGRAARQGFVQRGLLARLQGRDDDARRDFEQAARLGSPFARRQLVLLNPYAALCNRMLADMMGQLRSPRNGR from the exons ATGGGGACCCCAAATGATCAGGCTGTGTTGCAGGCCATCTTCAACCCTGATACCCCATTTGGAGATGTTTTTGGGTTTGACTTGggagaggaagcagagaaggaagaagCAGATGAAG ATGGAGTTTTCCCTGGAGCACAACTGGAGCAATCTAAGGCCCTAGAGCTTCAGGGAGTGATAGCAGCAGAGGCTGGGGACTTCAGCACAGCCCTGGAAAGGTTTGGCCAAGCCATCTGCCTGCTGCCTGAGAGAGCCTCAGCCTACAACAATCGTGCCCAGGCCCGGAGGCTCCAGGGAGATACGGCAG GTGCTCAGGCGGACCTGGACCGCGCCCTGGCGCTGAGTGGCGGCCGGGGTCGCGCCGCCCGCCAAGGCTTCGTGCAGCGAGGGCTCCTGGCGCGGCTGCAGGGCCGAGACGACGACGCCCGTAGGGACTTCGAGCAGGCGGCACGGCTGGGCAGTCCCTTCGCGAGGCGCCAGCTTGTGCTGCTCAACCCGTACGCCGCGCTGTGCAACCGCATGCTGGCCGACATGATGGGGCAGCTGCGCAGTCCCCGCAACGGGCGCTGA
- the Tmem25 gene encoding transmembrane protein 25 isoform X3, with the protein MYAVCLWQFSAGFCARRVSSSLGPGPATMGLPQGPATLPHTLLLLPTLLSSGWGELAPQIDGQTWAERALRENERHAFTCRVSGGLGTPQLAWYLDGQLQEASTSRLLSVGGEAFSGGTSTFTVTAQRAQHELNCSLQDPGSGRSANASVILNVQFKPEIAQVGAKYQEAQGPGLLVVLFALVRANPPANVTWIDQDGPITVNTSDFLVLDAQNYPWLTNHTVQLQLRSLAHNLSVVATNDVGVTSASLPAPGLLATRVEVPLLGIVVAGGLALGTLVGFSTLVACLVCRKEKKTKGPSRRPSLISSDSNNLKLNNVRLPRENMSLPSNLQLNDLTPDSRGKQADQPIARNSSRPELLDPEPGGLLTSRGFIRLPMLSYIYRVSSVSSDEIWL; encoded by the exons ATGTATGCTGTTTGTCTCTGGCAGTTCAGTGCTGGATTCTGCGCTCGTAGGGTATCCAG CAGCCTGGGCCCAGGCCCGGCCACCATGGGGCTGCCTCAGGGCCCAGCTACCCTCCCGCACACACTGCTGCTCCTGCCAACCCTTCTGAGCTCAG GTTGGGGGGAGTTGGCGCCACAAATTGATGGTCAGACCTGGGCTGAACGGGCACTTCGGGAGAATGAACGCCATGCCTTCACCTGCCGGGTGTCAGGAGGACTTGGCACTCCCCAGTTGGCCTGGTACCTGGATGGACAGCTTCAGGAAGCCAGCACCTCAAGACTGCTGAGTGTGGGCGGGGAGGCCTTCTCTGGAGGCACTAGCACCTTTACTGTCACTGCTCAGCGGGCCCAGCATGAGCTGAATTGCTCCTTACAGGACCCAGGCAGTGGCCGGTCAGCCAACGCCTCTGTCATCCTCAATGTGCAAT TTAAACCGGAGATTGCCCAGGTTGGAGCCAAGTACCAGGAAGCTCAAGGTCCAGGCCTCCTGGTTGTCCTCTTTGCCCTGGTACGTGCCAACCCACCAGCCAATGTCACCTGGATCGACCAGGATGGGCCAATAACTGTCAACACCTCTGACTTCCTGGTGCTGGATGCTCAGAACTATCCCTGGCTCACCAACCATACTGTTCAGCTGCAACTCCGCAGCCTGGCACATAACCTCTCAGTGGTGGCCACCAATGATGTGGGTGTCACCAGTGCCTCGCTTCCGGCCCCAG GACTCCTGGCCACCCGGGTGGAAGTGCCACTGCTGGGCATCGTTGTGGCTGGAGGGCTTGCCCTGGGCACCCTAGTAGGATTTAGCACCTTGGTGGCCTGCCTGGTCtgcaggaaagagaagaagacCAAAG GCCCCTCCCGGCGCCCATCTCTGATTTCTAG TGACTCCAACAACTTGAAACTCAACAATGTGCGCCTGCCACGGGAGAACATGTCCCTCCCATCCAACCTTCAGCTCAATGACCTCACTCCAGATTCCAGAG GGAAACAAGCAGACCAGCCAATTGCTCGCAACAGCAGCCGGCCAGAGCTTCTGGACCCTGAGCCTGGTGGCCTCCTCACCAGCAGAG GCTTCATCCGCCTCCCAATGCTGAGCTACATCTATCGAGTGTCCAGCGTGAGCAGTGATGAGATCTGGCTCTGA
- the Tmem25 gene encoding transmembrane protein 25 isoform X1, with translation MYAVCLWQFSAGFCARRVSSSLGPGPATMGLPQGPATLPHTLLLLPTLLSSGWGELAPQIDGQTWAERALRENERHAFTCRVSGGLGTPQLAWYLDGQLQEASTSRLLSVGGEAFSGGTSTFTVTAQRAQHELNCSLQDPGSGRSANASVILNVQFKPEIAQVGAKYQEAQGPGLLVVLFALVRANPPANVTWIDQDGPITVNTSDFLVLDAQNYPWLTNHTVQLQLRSLAHNLSVVATNDVGVTSASLPAPGLLATRVEVPLLGIVVAGGLALGTLVGFSTLVACLVCRKEKKTKGPSRRPSLISSLCTSCSDSNNLKLNNVRLPRENMSLPSNLQLNDLTPDSRGKQADQPIARNSSRPELLDPEPGGLLTSRGFIRLPMLSYIYRVSSVSSDEIWL, from the exons ATGTATGCTGTTTGTCTCTGGCAGTTCAGTGCTGGATTCTGCGCTCGTAGGGTATCCAG CAGCCTGGGCCCAGGCCCGGCCACCATGGGGCTGCCTCAGGGCCCAGCTACCCTCCCGCACACACTGCTGCTCCTGCCAACCCTTCTGAGCTCAG GTTGGGGGGAGTTGGCGCCACAAATTGATGGTCAGACCTGGGCTGAACGGGCACTTCGGGAGAATGAACGCCATGCCTTCACCTGCCGGGTGTCAGGAGGACTTGGCACTCCCCAGTTGGCCTGGTACCTGGATGGACAGCTTCAGGAAGCCAGCACCTCAAGACTGCTGAGTGTGGGCGGGGAGGCCTTCTCTGGAGGCACTAGCACCTTTACTGTCACTGCTCAGCGGGCCCAGCATGAGCTGAATTGCTCCTTACAGGACCCAGGCAGTGGCCGGTCAGCCAACGCCTCTGTCATCCTCAATGTGCAAT TTAAACCGGAGATTGCCCAGGTTGGAGCCAAGTACCAGGAAGCTCAAGGTCCAGGCCTCCTGGTTGTCCTCTTTGCCCTGGTACGTGCCAACCCACCAGCCAATGTCACCTGGATCGACCAGGATGGGCCAATAACTGTCAACACCTCTGACTTCCTGGTGCTGGATGCTCAGAACTATCCCTGGCTCACCAACCATACTGTTCAGCTGCAACTCCGCAGCCTGGCACATAACCTCTCAGTGGTGGCCACCAATGATGTGGGTGTCACCAGTGCCTCGCTTCCGGCCCCAG GACTCCTGGCCACCCGGGTGGAAGTGCCACTGCTGGGCATCGTTGTGGCTGGAGGGCTTGCCCTGGGCACCCTAGTAGGATTTAGCACCTTGGTGGCCTGCCTGGTCtgcaggaaagagaagaagacCAAAG GCCCCTCCCGGCGCCCATCTCTGATTTCTAG CCTTTGTACATCCTGTAGTGACTCCAACAACTTGAAACTCAACAATGTGCGCCTGCCACGGGAGAACATGTCCCTCCCATCCAACCTTCAGCTCAATGACCTCACTCCAGATTCCAGAG GGAAACAAGCAGACCAGCCAATTGCTCGCAACAGCAGCCGGCCAGAGCTTCTGGACCCTGAGCCTGGTGGCCTCCTCACCAGCAGAG GCTTCATCCGCCTCCCAATGCTGAGCTACATCTATCGAGTGTCCAGCGTGAGCAGTGATGAGATCTGGCTCTGA
- the Tmem25 gene encoding transmembrane protein 25 isoform X2: MYAVCLWQFSAGFCARRVSSLGPGPATMGLPQGPATLPHTLLLLPTLLSSGWGELAPQIDGQTWAERALRENERHAFTCRVSGGLGTPQLAWYLDGQLQEASTSRLLSVGGEAFSGGTSTFTVTAQRAQHELNCSLQDPGSGRSANASVILNVQFKPEIAQVGAKYQEAQGPGLLVVLFALVRANPPANVTWIDQDGPITVNTSDFLVLDAQNYPWLTNHTVQLQLRSLAHNLSVVATNDVGVTSASLPAPGLLATRVEVPLLGIVVAGGLALGTLVGFSTLVACLVCRKEKKTKGPSRRPSLISSLCTSCSDSNNLKLNNVRLPRENMSLPSNLQLNDLTPDSRGKQADQPIARNSSRPELLDPEPGGLLTSRGFIRLPMLSYIYRVSSVSSDEIWL; this comes from the exons ATGTATGCTGTTTGTCTCTGGCAGTTCAGTGCTGGATTCTGCGCTCGTAGGGTATCCAG CCTGGGCCCAGGCCCGGCCACCATGGGGCTGCCTCAGGGCCCAGCTACCCTCCCGCACACACTGCTGCTCCTGCCAACCCTTCTGAGCTCAG GTTGGGGGGAGTTGGCGCCACAAATTGATGGTCAGACCTGGGCTGAACGGGCACTTCGGGAGAATGAACGCCATGCCTTCACCTGCCGGGTGTCAGGAGGACTTGGCACTCCCCAGTTGGCCTGGTACCTGGATGGACAGCTTCAGGAAGCCAGCACCTCAAGACTGCTGAGTGTGGGCGGGGAGGCCTTCTCTGGAGGCACTAGCACCTTTACTGTCACTGCTCAGCGGGCCCAGCATGAGCTGAATTGCTCCTTACAGGACCCAGGCAGTGGCCGGTCAGCCAACGCCTCTGTCATCCTCAATGTGCAAT TTAAACCGGAGATTGCCCAGGTTGGAGCCAAGTACCAGGAAGCTCAAGGTCCAGGCCTCCTGGTTGTCCTCTTTGCCCTGGTACGTGCCAACCCACCAGCCAATGTCACCTGGATCGACCAGGATGGGCCAATAACTGTCAACACCTCTGACTTCCTGGTGCTGGATGCTCAGAACTATCCCTGGCTCACCAACCATACTGTTCAGCTGCAACTCCGCAGCCTGGCACATAACCTCTCAGTGGTGGCCACCAATGATGTGGGTGTCACCAGTGCCTCGCTTCCGGCCCCAG GACTCCTGGCCACCCGGGTGGAAGTGCCACTGCTGGGCATCGTTGTGGCTGGAGGGCTTGCCCTGGGCACCCTAGTAGGATTTAGCACCTTGGTGGCCTGCCTGGTCtgcaggaaagagaagaagacCAAAG GCCCCTCCCGGCGCCCATCTCTGATTTCTAG CCTTTGTACATCCTGTAGTGACTCCAACAACTTGAAACTCAACAATGTGCGCCTGCCACGGGAGAACATGTCCCTCCCATCCAACCTTCAGCTCAATGACCTCACTCCAGATTCCAGAG GGAAACAAGCAGACCAGCCAATTGCTCGCAACAGCAGCCGGCCAGAGCTTCTGGACCCTGAGCCTGGTGGCCTCCTCACCAGCAGAG GCTTCATCCGCCTCCCAATGCTGAGCTACATCTATCGAGTGTCCAGCGTGAGCAGTGATGAGATCTGGCTCTGA
- the Tmem25 gene encoding transmembrane protein 25 isoform X5 translates to MLFVSGSSVLDSALVGYPGWGELAPQIDGQTWAERALRENERHAFTCRVSGGLGTPQLAWYLDGQLQEASTSRLLSVGGEAFSGGTSTFTVTAQRAQHELNCSLQDPGSGRSANASVILNVQFKPEIAQVGAKYQEAQGPGLLVVLFALVRANPPANVTWIDQDGPITVNTSDFLVLDAQNYPWLTNHTVQLQLRSLAHNLSVVATNDVGVTSASLPAPGLLATRVEVPLLGIVVAGGLALGTLVGFSTLVACLVCRKEKKTKGPSRRPSLISSLCTSCSDSNNLKLNNVRLPRENMSLPSNLQLNDLTPDSRGKQADQPIARNSSRPELLDPEPGGLLTSRGFIRLPMLSYIYRVSSVSSDEIWL, encoded by the exons ATGCTGTTTGTCTCTGGCAGTTCAGTGCTGGATTCTGCGCTCGTAGGGTATCCAG GTTGGGGGGAGTTGGCGCCACAAATTGATGGTCAGACCTGGGCTGAACGGGCACTTCGGGAGAATGAACGCCATGCCTTCACCTGCCGGGTGTCAGGAGGACTTGGCACTCCCCAGTTGGCCTGGTACCTGGATGGACAGCTTCAGGAAGCCAGCACCTCAAGACTGCTGAGTGTGGGCGGGGAGGCCTTCTCTGGAGGCACTAGCACCTTTACTGTCACTGCTCAGCGGGCCCAGCATGAGCTGAATTGCTCCTTACAGGACCCAGGCAGTGGCCGGTCAGCCAACGCCTCTGTCATCCTCAATGTGCAAT TTAAACCGGAGATTGCCCAGGTTGGAGCCAAGTACCAGGAAGCTCAAGGTCCAGGCCTCCTGGTTGTCCTCTTTGCCCTGGTACGTGCCAACCCACCAGCCAATGTCACCTGGATCGACCAGGATGGGCCAATAACTGTCAACACCTCTGACTTCCTGGTGCTGGATGCTCAGAACTATCCCTGGCTCACCAACCATACTGTTCAGCTGCAACTCCGCAGCCTGGCACATAACCTCTCAGTGGTGGCCACCAATGATGTGGGTGTCACCAGTGCCTCGCTTCCGGCCCCAG GACTCCTGGCCACCCGGGTGGAAGTGCCACTGCTGGGCATCGTTGTGGCTGGAGGGCTTGCCCTGGGCACCCTAGTAGGATTTAGCACCTTGGTGGCCTGCCTGGTCtgcaggaaagagaagaagacCAAAG GCCCCTCCCGGCGCCCATCTCTGATTTCTAG CCTTTGTACATCCTGTAGTGACTCCAACAACTTGAAACTCAACAATGTGCGCCTGCCACGGGAGAACATGTCCCTCCCATCCAACCTTCAGCTCAATGACCTCACTCCAGATTCCAGAG GGAAACAAGCAGACCAGCCAATTGCTCGCAACAGCAGCCGGCCAGAGCTTCTGGACCCTGAGCCTGGTGGCCTCCTCACCAGCAGAG GCTTCATCCGCCTCCCAATGCTGAGCTACATCTATCGAGTGTCCAGCGTGAGCAGTGATGAGATCTGGCTCTGA
- the Tmem25 gene encoding transmembrane protein 25 isoform X4 has product MGLPQGPATLPHTLLLLPTLLSSGWGELAPQIDGQTWAERALRENERHAFTCRVSGGLGTPQLAWYLDGQLQEASTSRLLSVGGEAFSGGTSTFTVTAQRAQHELNCSLQDPGSGRSANASVILNVQFKPEIAQVGAKYQEAQGPGLLVVLFALVRANPPANVTWIDQDGPITVNTSDFLVLDAQNYPWLTNHTVQLQLRSLAHNLSVVATNDVGVTSASLPAPGLLATRVEVPLLGIVVAGGLALGTLVGFSTLVACLVCRKEKKTKGPSRRPSLISSLCTSCSDSNNLKLNNVRLPRENMSLPSNLQLNDLTPDSRGKQADQPIARNSSRPELLDPEPGGLLTSRGFIRLPMLSYIYRVSSVSSDEIWL; this is encoded by the exons ATGGGGCTGCCTCAGGGCCCAGCTACCCTCCCGCACACACTGCTGCTCCTGCCAACCCTTCTGAGCTCAG GTTGGGGGGAGTTGGCGCCACAAATTGATGGTCAGACCTGGGCTGAACGGGCACTTCGGGAGAATGAACGCCATGCCTTCACCTGCCGGGTGTCAGGAGGACTTGGCACTCCCCAGTTGGCCTGGTACCTGGATGGACAGCTTCAGGAAGCCAGCACCTCAAGACTGCTGAGTGTGGGCGGGGAGGCCTTCTCTGGAGGCACTAGCACCTTTACTGTCACTGCTCAGCGGGCCCAGCATGAGCTGAATTGCTCCTTACAGGACCCAGGCAGTGGCCGGTCAGCCAACGCCTCTGTCATCCTCAATGTGCAAT TTAAACCGGAGATTGCCCAGGTTGGAGCCAAGTACCAGGAAGCTCAAGGTCCAGGCCTCCTGGTTGTCCTCTTTGCCCTGGTACGTGCCAACCCACCAGCCAATGTCACCTGGATCGACCAGGATGGGCCAATAACTGTCAACACCTCTGACTTCCTGGTGCTGGATGCTCAGAACTATCCCTGGCTCACCAACCATACTGTTCAGCTGCAACTCCGCAGCCTGGCACATAACCTCTCAGTGGTGGCCACCAATGATGTGGGTGTCACCAGTGCCTCGCTTCCGGCCCCAG GACTCCTGGCCACCCGGGTGGAAGTGCCACTGCTGGGCATCGTTGTGGCTGGAGGGCTTGCCCTGGGCACCCTAGTAGGATTTAGCACCTTGGTGGCCTGCCTGGTCtgcaggaaagagaagaagacCAAAG GCCCCTCCCGGCGCCCATCTCTGATTTCTAG CCTTTGTACATCCTGTAGTGACTCCAACAACTTGAAACTCAACAATGTGCGCCTGCCACGGGAGAACATGTCCCTCCCATCCAACCTTCAGCTCAATGACCTCACTCCAGATTCCAGAG GGAAACAAGCAGACCAGCCAATTGCTCGCAACAGCAGCCGGCCAGAGCTTCTGGACCCTGAGCCTGGTGGCCTCCTCACCAGCAGAG GCTTCATCCGCCTCCCAATGCTGAGCTACATCTATCGAGTGTCCAGCGTGAGCAGTGATGAGATCTGGCTCTGA